ATTGTTATCCCATAATGCTTTGGCTCCTTTTGCTAAAAATCCGGGATAGGCTATATTACTTCCCATAGCACAAACAATAGCAACTTCTTCTATTTTTATTTTATACACTATATCGTTAAGTTCAGCAATCATTTTGCGTACATTTGGCTTGTCCCAAACAACCATAGTAATACTATTAGCATTTGTAGACTTAAGAATATAACTTACTTCGTGTTTTTTCATAACCTCCATAATCCTCAAGTCGTATCCTACTTCTCCTACCATAAGAGGGTCGTGAACTTCAAAAGCTATCACCTTGTCGGTGCCTGTAACGATTTCCACCTTAGGCACAGGAGAAACATAATCGTTAGAAATTAGAGTTCCTGGGTGGTCGGGTTCGAAAGTGTTTTTAATTCTAATTTTTATTCCAGCAAGCTCCAACGGTTTAGCTGCTTTAGGGTGAATAGCCTCCATACCTACATCGGCAAGTTGGTCTGCTATTATATAGTTTGTATTACCTACAGGGATAGATTTGTCTACTCCTACAAGCTTAGGGTCGGCACTCGATAAGTGAAACTCTTTATGTATTATAGCCTCATCAGCTTTTACATCAACAGCTATTTTACTAAATGTAACCTCAGAGTATCCTCTATCAAAAGCTCTCATAATACCTTCGGTTCCTTTTGTGTACCCCGTAGCAACACACAATGTTTTAGAGAAGTTTATTCCCGTAAACGCTTTGTGTATGCGCTCATCTATAGTAAGAGGATCACTATCATTGAATCCACAAAGATCTATAAAAGTAGCGTTAACACCATTGTTGTTCATAATATTAACCGAGTTCCAAGCCGAATGAGCTTCCCCTATAGAAGCCAGAATTTCACGAGCGGCTAAATAGATATTGCTTTTCTCCACATACCCCGAAGCTATAACCTGATACATCGACGAAAGATATGTTTTGGCTTGTTCTATTCTGTATTTTATAAAGTTGTCTGCTTCTTTAAGGTTCAGTCCTAAACATTCTAACCCTTTGTTGATGCTCAAAAGTTTATCGCAAAGTTCGTCCATTGCACTTTCGTACTCTTCGTTATTTAAGAATTTAGCATAAACACCAGGTTCGCCAGTTTTTTTATGTTCAAGCAACCAGTTAGTTACATTGTTGTATGCAGAAACTACGAAAATACGATTATACATATTTTCTTCAGTTCTATTTCTCTTAATAATATTGTTCAGACAATCTCCGAACTGCGACATAGATGTTCCACCTATTTTTTCTACTGTAAGCATTTAATAAACAAATAATTAATATATAGATAATTTCGTTGCAAAATTACTATAAATTAATTGATTATAAAACATCTTACATTAAAGAAAACCTCAACAACTAACAAATAGAAAAGCATTTTGTCAAGATTTATTGCATTTCATTTTCTTATAAGAAGTTTTTTGTTTAATTTTGCAGACAATTAACACAAACGACAAAGTTTTATTTAATAATTATCATAGAAAATGAAAGTACAAGAAGTATTAAACAATCTGCAAATGAGATTTCC
The window above is part of the Dysgonomonadaceae bacterium PH5-43 genome. Proteins encoded here:
- a CDS encoding aspartate kinase (product_source=KO:K00928; cath_funfam=3.30.70.260,3.40.1160.10; cog=COG0527; ko=KO:K00928; pfam=PF00696; superfamily=53633,55021; tigrfam=TIGR00657) gives rise to the protein MLTVEKIGGTSMSQFGDCLNNIIKRNRTEENMYNRIFVVSAYNNVTNWLLEHKKTGEPGVYAKFLNNEEYESAMDELCDKLLSINKGLECLGLNLKEADNFIKYRIEQAKTYLSSMYQVIASGYVEKSNIYLAAREILASIGEAHSAWNSVNIMNNNGVNATFIDLCGFNDSDPLTIDERIHKAFTGINFSKTLCVATGYTKGTEGIMRAFDRGYSEVTFSKIAVDVKADEAIIHKEFHLSSADPKLVGVDKSIPVGNTNYIIADQLADVGMEAIHPKAAKPLELAGIKIRIKNTFEPDHPGTLISNDYVSPVPKVEIVTGTDKVIAFEVHDPLMVGEVGYDLRIMEVMKKHEVSYILKSTNANSITMVVWDKPNVRKMIAELNDIVYKIKIEEVAIVCAMGSNIAYPGFLAKGAKALWDNNINIDCFGQSLKQVNMQFVIARDRYADAVIALNDALCVN